A single Tamandua tetradactyla isolate mTamTet1 chromosome X, mTamTet1.pri, whole genome shotgun sequence DNA region contains:
- the GLA gene encoding alpha-galactosidase A isoform X1, translating to MKLRSGDSRLYCALSLGVLALVLWSARRARALDNGLAVTPTMGWLHWERFLCNVDCQEEPDSCIRCQRYWVPPLFAFREQLFMQMADLMVADGWKDAGYKYLCIDDCWMAPKRDSKGRLQADPKRFPGGIRRLANYVHSKGLKLGIYGDVGNHTCAGFPGSFGYYDIDAKTFADWEVDLLKFDGCYCDSLKHLADGYKYMSLALNRTGRSIVYSCEWPLYMRPFQKPNYTEIRQYCNHWRNFGDIFDSWQSLKSILDWTSSNQENIVDVAGPGGWNDPDMLVIGNFGLSWDQQVTQMVLWAIMAAPLLMSNDLRNISPQAKALLQNKDVIVINQDPLGKQGYRLRKEDNFEVWERPLSGLAWAVAVVNLQEIGGPRYHSISIAALGRGMACNPACLITQLLPVKRELGFYDWTSILKMRVNPTGTVLFQLEGTSHTIVKKPPLQDTDTL from the exons ATGAAGCTGAGGAGCGGGGATTCACGGCTCTACTGCGCACTTTCTCTTGGAGTCCTGGCTCTGGTTCTCTGGAGCGCCCGTAGGGCTAGGGCCCTGGACAATGGCCTGGCGGTGACCCCTACCATGGGCTGGCTGCATTGGGAGCGCTTCTTGTGCAACGTTGACTGCCAGGAAGAGCCGGATTCCTGTATCAGGTGTCAGAGATATTGGGTGCCCCCTCTCTTCGCCTTTCG TGAGCAACTCTTCATGCAAATGGCAGACCTCATGGTAGCTGATGGCTGGAAGGATGCAGGTTACAAGTACCTCTGCATTGATGACTGTTGGATGGCTCCCAAACGAGATTCAAAAGGCAGACTTCAGGCAGATCCTAAGCGCTTTCCTGGTGGAATCCGCCGCCTGGCCAATTAT GTCCATAGCAAAGGACTGAAGCTAGGGATTTATGGAGATGTAGGAAACCATACCTGTGCAGGCTTCCCTGGGAGTTTTGGATACTACGACATTGATGCCAAGACCTTTGCTGACTGGGAAGTAGATCTACTAAAATTTGATGGTTGTTACTGTGACAGTTTGAAACATTTGGCAGATG GTTATAAGTACATGTCCTTGGCCCTTAACAGGactggcagaagcattgtgtactCCTGTGAATGGCCGCTTTACATGAGGCCCTTTCAGAAG CCCAATTACACAGAAATCCGACAGTACTGCAATCACTGGAGAAATTTTGGTGACATTTTTGATTCCTGGCAAAGTTTAAAGAGTATTTTGGACTGGACATCTTCTAACCAGGAGAACATTGTTGATGTTGCTGGACCAGGGGGCTGGAATGACCCAGATATG TTAGTGATTGGCAACTTTGGCCTCAGCTGGGATCAGCAGGTAACCCAGATGGTTCTCTGGGCTATCATGGCAGCTCCATTACTCATGTCTAATGACCTCAGAAACATCAGCCCTCAAGCCAAAGCTCTACTGCAAAATAAGGATGTGATTGTCATCAACCAGGACCCCTTGGGCAAGCAAGGCTATCGGCTTCGAAAG GAAGACAACTTTGAGGTGTGGGAGCGACCTCTCTCAGGCTTAGCCTGGGCTGTGGCTGTGGTAAACCTACAGGAAATTGGTGGACCTCGTTATCACTCCATCTCAATTGCTGCCCTGGGTCGAGGAATGGCCTGCAATCCTGCCTGCCTCATCACCCAGCTCCTCCCTGTGAAGAGAGAGCTTGGGTTCTATGACTGGACTTCAATCTTAAAAATGCGAGTAAATCCCACAGGCACTGTTTTGTTTCAGCTAGAAGGAACAAGCCATACTATTGTCAAAAAACCTCCTTTGCAGGATACAGATACATTATGA
- the GLA gene encoding alpha-galactosidase A isoform X2 has translation MKLRSGDSRLYCALSLGVLALVLWSARRARALDNGLAVTPTMGWLHWERFLCNVDCQEEPDSCISEQLFMQMADLMVADGWKDAGYKYLCIDDCWMAPKRDSKGRLQADPKRFPGGIRRLANYVHSKGLKLGIYGDVGNHTCAGFPGSFGYYDIDAKTFADWEVDLLKFDGCYCDSLKHLADGYKYMSLALNRTGRSIVYSCEWPLYMRPFQKPNYTEIRQYCNHWRNFGDIFDSWQSLKSILDWTSSNQENIVDVAGPGGWNDPDMLVIGNFGLSWDQQVTQMVLWAIMAAPLLMSNDLRNISPQAKALLQNKDVIVINQDPLGKQGYRLRKEDNFEVWERPLSGLAWAVAVVNLQEIGGPRYHSISIAALGRGMACNPACLITQLLPVKRELGFYDWTSILKMRVNPTGTVLFQLEGTSHTIVKKPPLQDTDTL, from the exons ATGAAGCTGAGGAGCGGGGATTCACGGCTCTACTGCGCACTTTCTCTTGGAGTCCTGGCTCTGGTTCTCTGGAGCGCCCGTAGGGCTAGGGCCCTGGACAATGGCCTGGCGGTGACCCCTACCATGGGCTGGCTGCATTGGGAGCGCTTCTTGTGCAACGTTGACTGCCAGGAAGAGCCGGATTCCTGTATCAG TGAGCAACTCTTCATGCAAATGGCAGACCTCATGGTAGCTGATGGCTGGAAGGATGCAGGTTACAAGTACCTCTGCATTGATGACTGTTGGATGGCTCCCAAACGAGATTCAAAAGGCAGACTTCAGGCAGATCCTAAGCGCTTTCCTGGTGGAATCCGCCGCCTGGCCAATTAT GTCCATAGCAAAGGACTGAAGCTAGGGATTTATGGAGATGTAGGAAACCATACCTGTGCAGGCTTCCCTGGGAGTTTTGGATACTACGACATTGATGCCAAGACCTTTGCTGACTGGGAAGTAGATCTACTAAAATTTGATGGTTGTTACTGTGACAGTTTGAAACATTTGGCAGATG GTTATAAGTACATGTCCTTGGCCCTTAACAGGactggcagaagcattgtgtactCCTGTGAATGGCCGCTTTACATGAGGCCCTTTCAGAAG CCCAATTACACAGAAATCCGACAGTACTGCAATCACTGGAGAAATTTTGGTGACATTTTTGATTCCTGGCAAAGTTTAAAGAGTATTTTGGACTGGACATCTTCTAACCAGGAGAACATTGTTGATGTTGCTGGACCAGGGGGCTGGAATGACCCAGATATG TTAGTGATTGGCAACTTTGGCCTCAGCTGGGATCAGCAGGTAACCCAGATGGTTCTCTGGGCTATCATGGCAGCTCCATTACTCATGTCTAATGACCTCAGAAACATCAGCCCTCAAGCCAAAGCTCTACTGCAAAATAAGGATGTGATTGTCATCAACCAGGACCCCTTGGGCAAGCAAGGCTATCGGCTTCGAAAG GAAGACAACTTTGAGGTGTGGGAGCGACCTCTCTCAGGCTTAGCCTGGGCTGTGGCTGTGGTAAACCTACAGGAAATTGGTGGACCTCGTTATCACTCCATCTCAATTGCTGCCCTGGGTCGAGGAATGGCCTGCAATCCTGCCTGCCTCATCACCCAGCTCCTCCCTGTGAAGAGAGAGCTTGGGTTCTATGACTGGACTTCAATCTTAAAAATGCGAGTAAATCCCACAGGCACTGTTTTGTTTCAGCTAGAAGGAACAAGCCATACTATTGTCAAAAAACCTCCTTTGCAGGATACAGATACATTATGA
- the HNRNPH2 gene encoding heterogeneous nuclear ribonucleoprotein H2, giving the protein MMLSTEGREGFVVKVRGLPWSCSADEVMRFFSDCKIQNGTSGIRFIYTREGRPSGEAFVELESEDEVKLALKKDRETMGHRYVEVFKSNSVEMDWVLKHTGPNSPDTANDGFVRLRGLPFGCSKEEIVQFFSGLEIVPNGMTLPVDFQGRSTGEAFVQFASQEIAEKALKKHKERIGHRYIEIFKSSRAEVRTHYDPPRKLMAMQRPGPYDRPGAGRGYNSIGRGAGFERMRRGAYGGGYGGYDDYGGYNDGYGFGSDRFGRDLNYCFSGMSDHRYGDGGSSFQSTTGHCVHMRGLPYRATENDIYNFFSPLNPMRVHIEIGPDGRVTGEADVEFATHEDAVAAMAKDKANMQHRYVELFLNSTAGTSGGAYDHSYVELFLNSTAGASGGAYGSQMMGGMGLSNQSSYGGPASQQLSGGYGGGYGGQSSMSGYDQVLQENSSDYQSNLA; this is encoded by the coding sequence ATGATGCTGAGCACGGAAGGCAGGGAGGGGTTCGTGGTCAAGGTCAGGGGCCTACCCTGGTCCTGCTCAGCCGATGAAGTGATGCGCTTCTTCTCTGATTGCAAAATCCAAAATGGCACATCGGGTATTCGTTTCATCTACACTAGAGAAGGCAGACCAAGCGGTGAAGCATTTGTTGAACTTGAATCTGAAGATGAAGTGAAGTTGGCTTTGAAGAAGGACAGAGAAACCATGGGACACAGATACGTTGAAGTGTTCAAGTCCAACAGTGTTGAAATGGATTGGGTGTTGAAGCATACAGGTCCGAATAGTCCTGATACTGCCAATGATGGCTTCGTCCGGCTTAGAGGACTCCCATTTGGCTGTAGCAAGGAAGAAATTGTTCAGTTCTTTTCAGGGTTGGAAATTGTGCCAAATGGGATGACACTGCCAGTGGACTTTCAGGGGCGGAGCACAGGGGAGGCTTTTGTGCAGTTTGCTTCACAGGAGATAGCTGAAAAGGCCTTAAAGAAACACAAGGAAAGAATAGGGCACAGATACATTGAAATCTTCAAGAGTAGCCGAGCTGAAGTCCGAACCCATTATGATCCCCCTCGAAAGCTTATGGCTATGCAGCGGCCAGGTCCCTATGATAGGCCGGGGGCTGGCAGAGGGTATAATAGCATTGGCAGAGGAGCTGGATTTGAAAGGATGAGGCGGGGTGCCTATGGTGGAGGGTATGGAGGCTATGATGACTATGGTGGCTATAACGATGGGTATGGCTTTGGGTCTGATAGATTTGGAAGAGACCTCAATTACTGTTTTTCAGGAATGTCTGATCATAGATATGGAGATGGTGGGTCCAGTTTCCAGAGCACCACAGGGCACTGTGTGCATATGAGGGGGTTACCTTACAGAGCCACTGAGAACGATATTTACAATTTTTTCTCACCACTTAATCCCATGAGAGTACACATTGAAATTGGACCCGACGGCAGAGTTACTGGTGAGGCAGATGTTGAATTTGCTACTCATGAAGATGCTGTGGCAGCTATGGCAAAAGACAAAGCCAATATGCAACACAGATATGTGGAGCTCTTCTTGAATTCTACTGCAGGAACAAGTGGAGGTGCTTATGATCACAGCTATGTAGAGCTCTTTTTGAATTCTACAGCAGGGGCAAGTGGTGGTGCTTATGGAAGCCAAATGATGGGAGGGATGGGCTTATCCAACCAGTCTAGTTATGGGGGTCCTGCTAGCCAGCAGCTGAGTGGTGGGTATGGAGGTGGTTATGGTGGTCAGAGCAGTATGAGTGGATATGACCAAGTTCTGCAGGAAAACTCCAGTGATTATCAGTCGAACCTTGCTTAA
- the RPL36A gene encoding large ribosomal subunit protein eL42 encodes MVNVPKTRRTFCKKCGKHQPHKVTQYKKGKDSLYAQGKRRYDRKQSGYGGQTKPIFRKKAKTTKKIVLRLECVEPNCRSKRMLAIKRCKHFELGGDKKRKGQVIQF; translated from the exons ATG GTGAACGTTCCTAAAACCCGCCGGACCTTCTGTAAGAAGTGCGGCAAGCACCAACCCCACAAAGTGACACAGTACAAGAAAGGCAAGGATTCTCTCTATGCCCAGG GAAAGCGGCGTTACGACAGGAAGCAGAGTGGCTACGGTGGGCAGACTAAGCCGATTTTCCGGAAGAAG GCTAAAACTACAAAGAAGATTGTACTGAGGCTTGAATGCGTTGAGCCCAACTGCAGGTCTAAGAGAATGCTGGCTATTAAGAGATGCAAACATTTTGAACTGGGAGGAGACAAGAAGAGAAAG GGCCAAGTGATCCAGTTCTAA